The Solanum lycopersicum chromosome 9, SLM_r2.1 genome window below encodes:
- the LOC109121060 gene encoding uncharacterized mitochondrial protein AtMg00810-like has translation MGFAQSHYDYSLFTKKVGKELLVILVYVDDLLITGSSLQYIQQVRKDLQHNFKMKDLGELKYFLGIEFSRTNDGILMNQRKYALGLVSELGLTGCRPASTPLETNHKLTSIEFDEGIGKGSNTEDTVLDDLGKYQRLIGRLLYLTMTRTDIAVVVQVLSQFMHSPKTSHMEAAIRVVKYIKGTTGLGLFMPSSKSSELTAYCDSDWVACVESRRSVTGYVVKFGNAAISWKTKKQNTVSRSSVEAEFRSMATTVAEIVWLKGLFKELGTEIRLPIRLFCDSKAAIQIAAHPIFHERTKHFDIDCHFVRENIVEGLIQTHYINTKDQPPDLLTKGLCKPQHEAFIHKLGMKNIFSYSKLEGE, from the coding sequence ATGGGATTTGCACAGTCTCATTATGATTATTCCTTGTTTACAAAGAAAGTAGGAAAGGAGTTGCTTGTTATTCtggtatatgttgatgatctaCTAATTACTGGCAGTAGTTTACAGTATATACAGCAAGTCAGGAAAGATCTACAACACAACTTtaagatgaaagatcttggtgagctaaaatattttcttgggaTTGAATTCTCTAGAACTAATGATGGTATTCTCATGAATCAGAGAAAATATGCTTTAGGACTTGTATCTGAACTAGGATTAACAGGTTGCAGACCTGCTTCTACTCCTCTAGAAACTAATCACAAGTTAACTTCTATTGAGTTTGATGAAGGTATAGGAAAAGGTAGTAATACAGAAGATACAGTGTTAGATGACCTTGGAAAATATCAAAGGCTTATAGGGAGGTTGTTATATTTAACTATGACCAGGACAGATATAGCCGTTGTGGTTCAAGTGTTAAGTCAGTTTATGCATTCACCTAAAACATCTCACATGGAAGCTGCTATTCGAGTAGTGAAATATATCAAAGGAACAACAGGACTTGGTTTGTTTATGCCAAGTAGTAAAAGTTCAGAGTTAACAGCATATTGTGACTCAGATTGGGTTGCATGTGTGGAGTCTAGAAGGTCTGTAACTGGATATGTAGTGAAGTTTGGGAATGCTGCAATATCATGGAAAACTAAGAAGCAAAACACTGTATCCAGAAGTTCTGTAGAGGCAGAATTCAGGAGTATGGCTACAACAGTTGCAGAAATAGTTTGGCTGAAAGGCTTATTCAAGGAATTGGGAACAGAGATCAGGCTGCCTATAAGGTTGTTTTGTGACAGCAAAGCTGCAATTCAGATAGCAGCTCatcctatttttcatgagaGAACTAAACATTTCGATATAGATTGTCACTTTGTTAGAGAAAATATTGTGGAAGGACTAATACAAACACACTACATAAACACTAAAGATCAGCCACCAGACTTACTCACAAAAGGACTATGTAAACCTCAGCATGAAGCTTTTATTCACAAGCttggaatgaaaaatatattttcttattctaagcttgagggggagtga